In Gadus morhua chromosome 2, gadMor3.0, whole genome shotgun sequence, a single window of DNA contains:
- the dhps gene encoding deoxyhypusine synthase isoform X2 — translation MVDVIVTTAGGIEEDLIKCLGDTYLGDFALPGKELREQGINRIGNLLVPNSNYCKFEDWLMPILDQMVLEQETEGTHWTPSKTIHRLGKEINNPESVYYWAYKNNIPVFSPALTDGSLGDMMYFHSYKKPGLVMDIVEDIRKINSLAVYAKRTGMIILGGGLVKHHIANANLMRNGADFSVYVNTGQEFDGSDAGARPDEAVSWGKIRVDAKPVKVYADATIVFPLLVAETFALHADKMTVGKKTDE, via the exons GCAGGAGGCATAGAAGAAGACCTGATCAAGTGTCTGGGGGACACCTACCTCGGAGACTTTGCCCTGCCTGGCAAGGAGCTCCGCGAGCAGGGGATCAACAG AATAGGGAACCTGCTGGTGCCGAACTCCAACTACTGTAAGTTTGAGGACTGGCTGATGCCCATCCTGGACCAGATGGTGCTGGAGCAGgaaacagag GGCACACATTGGACCCCGTCCAAAACAATCCACCGCTTGGGAAAGGAGATCAACAACCCAGAGTCTGTCTACTACTGGGCCTACAAG aaCAACATCCCTGTGTTCAGCCCTGCTCTCACGGACGGCTCCCTGGGCGACATGATGTACTTTCACTCCTACAAGAAGCCTGGCCTGGTGATGGACATCGTGGAAG ACATCCGTAAAATCAACAGCCTTGCCGTGTACGCCAAGCGCACCGGGATGATCATCTTGGGTGGCGGGCTCGTCAAACATCACATCGCCAACGCCAATCTCATG AGAAACGGAGCAGATTTCTCTGTATACGTCAACACGGGCCAAGAGTTTGACGGCTCCGATGCCGGGGCCCGTCCCGACGAGGCGGTGTCCTGGGGGAAGATCAGGGTGGACGCCAAGCCTGTGAAG GTATACGCAGATGCCACCATAGTGTTCCCCCTACTGGTTGCAGAGACCTTTGCTCTCCACGCGGACAAGATGACAGTCGGCAAGAAAACCGACGAATGA